The following nucleotide sequence is from uncultured Ilyobacter sp..
TGTATTTTAAGGCGTAATTGTGAGCGTCATTTATGGCAAGAACTGATTTTTCTGTGTATTTATCATTCATAGAAAACCTCCTTTTATATTTTGTTAGCACTTTCAATAGATGAGTGCTAAAGTTATTGTATCTAATATATAATTTTTTTGCAAAAAAGTCAAGAAACTGAGTTTAAGTTTTTTTTAAACTTATGTTTTTAAAAAAAGTTCTTTAAAGTATTAATCATATGATTATTCAAAGGGAAAAATGAAAATCCTGTAAAGATAGAAAGAAGAATAGTATCAAAAAAATAAAAAAAGCTGCTGAAATGTTTCAGCAGCTAAAAAATTTATTTATGATAGTTTGGGGCTTCTTTTGTGATGTTTATATCGTGAGGATGTGATTCTATCAATCCAGAACCTGTTATTTTTACAAACTTACCATTTTTCTTAAGATCTTCTATAGTGGCAGTACCACAGTATCCCATACCTGCCCTTAGTCCACCTGTAAGTTGGAAAATTACATCTTCTAACTTCCCTTTGTAAGCAACCCTTCCCTCTATACCTTCAGGAACAAGTTTTTTTGCCTCAGATTCTTTTTGGAAATATCTGTCGCTTGAACCTCTCTTCATTGCAGCAAGAGACCCCATTCCTACATATACTTTAAATCTTCTTCCTTCAAATATGATTTCCTCACCAGGGGCTTCTTCTGTACCGGCTAAAAGTCCTCCGATCATAACACAGTCAGCACCTGCAGCAATGGATTTTACAATATCCCCAGAAAGTTTTATTCCGCCATCGGCGATGACTCCGACACCTCTTTCTTTACAAACTTCGTATACATCATTTATAGCCGATATCTGAGGAACTCCGACACCAGCGACAACTCTAGTAGTACAGATAGAGCCAGGCCCTACTCCTACCTTTACTGCACTTGCCCCTGCATCAGCAAGGTCCATAGCAGCCTCGGCAGTTACGATGTTTCCGCCGATAATATCAAGATCAGGAAATGTTTCTCTGATTTTTCTTACAGTTTGGATTACACCGTTAGAGTGTCCATGAGCAGAGTCTACAGTAATTATATCTACCCCTGATTTTACAAGTGCGGCCACTCTTTCTAAAGTGTCAGCTCCGACACCTACAGCACCACCTACTCTAAGTCTTCCACGAGAGTCCTTGCATGCATTTGGATATTCCTCTATATTATCTATATCTTTTATTGTGATAAGTCCCATAAGCTTAGAATTTTCATCTACTATTGGGAGCTTTTCTATCCTGTTTTCCAAAAGGATCTCTTTTGCTTCATCAAGAGTAGTACCTACAGAAGCCGTTATAAGATTTTCTTTTGTCATTATAGTTTCTACTTTTTTGCTTAAATCTTTTCTGTATTTCAGATCTCTGTTTGTTATTATTCCCACTAAAGTTCCGTCGTTTTCTACTACAGGTAGTCCAGAGATTCTGTATTTACCCATTATGCCATCAGCATCTGCAAGGGTAGATTCCCTGTTGAGAGTTATAGGATCTGTGATCATACCACTTTCATTTCTTTTAACTTTGTCTATCTCAGCAGCCTGTTCTTCGATGGACATGTTTTTGTGGATAAATCCCAAACCTCCCTGTCTTGCTAAGGCGATTGCTAACTTTGCTTCTGTAACAGTGTCCATGGCAGCACTTAAAACCGGGACGTTTAATTCTATATTTTTTGTAATTTTTGTTTTGAGCGAAACTTCATTTGGTAAGATATCAGATTTTTGTGGTACCAATAGAACGTCGTCAAAAGTTATAGCCTCTTTGATAAT
It contains:
- the guaB gene encoding IMP dehydrogenase is translated as MLNGKIIKEAITFDDVLLVPQKSDILPNEVSLKTKITKNIELNVPVLSAAMDTVTEAKLAIALARQGGLGFIHKNMSIEEQAAEIDKVKRNESGMITDPITLNRESTLADADGIMGKYRISGLPVVENDGTLVGIITNRDLKYRKDLSKKVETIMTKENLITASVGTTLDEAKEILLENRIEKLPIVDENSKLMGLITIKDIDNIEEYPNACKDSRGRLRVGGAVGVGADTLERVAALVKSGVDIITVDSAHGHSNGVIQTVRKIRETFPDLDIIGGNIVTAEAAMDLADAGASAVKVGVGPGSICTTRVVAGVGVPQISAINDVYEVCKERGVGVIADGGIKLSGDIVKSIAAGADCVMIGGLLAGTEEAPGEEIIFEGRRFKVYVGMGSLAAMKRGSSDRYFQKESEAKKLVPEGIEGRVAYKGKLEDVIFQLTGGLRAGMGYCGTATIEDLKKNGKFVKITGSGLIESHPHDINITKEAPNYHK